One Mycolicibacterium sarraceniae genomic window carries:
- the istB gene encoding IS21-like element helper ATPase IstB, which yields MTIHDPSLRAALKTLKLTGMLDTLDARLAQTRDGKLGHLEFLQVLCEDEIARRETAALARRVRRARFEQPNTFEDFDFTVSPKLPAAMLRDLAALRWLEAGESVILYGPVGVGKTHVAQALGHQVALRGGDIRFVKCSRMLADLAGGHADRTIGQRMREYTRPLVLIVDDFAMREHTPTQSDDLYDLVSDRAIAAKPLILTSNRAPKDWYPLFPNPVVAESLLDRLINTSHQVLMDGPSYRPRKRPGTKTT from the coding sequence ATGACCATTCACGATCCCAGCCTGCGGGCCGCACTGAAGACCCTCAAACTGACCGGCATGCTCGACACCCTCGATGCCCGCCTGGCTCAAACCCGCGACGGGAAACTCGGACACCTGGAATTCCTCCAAGTACTCTGCGAAGACGAAATCGCCCGCCGGGAGACCGCCGCCCTGGCCCGACGGGTCCGCCGCGCCCGCTTCGAACAGCCCAACACCTTCGAGGACTTCGACTTCACCGTCAGCCCGAAACTGCCCGCTGCGATGCTGCGCGACCTGGCCGCGTTGCGCTGGCTCGAGGCCGGTGAATCAGTGATTCTCTACGGACCCGTCGGAGTCGGGAAAACCCATGTGGCACAGGCACTCGGGCATCAAGTCGCACTCCGCGGCGGCGACATCCGCTTCGTCAAATGCTCCCGCATGCTCGCCGACCTCGCCGGCGGCCACGCCGACCGCACCATCGGACAACGCATGCGCGAATACACCCGCCCCCTGGTCCTGATCGTCGATGACTTCGCGATGCGTGAGCACACCCCCACCCAAAGCGACGACCTCTACGACCTTGTCTCCGACCGCGCCATCGCCGCCAAGCCCCTGATCCTGACCAGCAACCGGGCCCCGAAGGACTGGTACCCGCTGTTTCCGAACCCGGTCGTGGCCGAATCGCTGCTCGACCGACTCATCAACACCAGCCACCAAGTCCTCATGGACGGCCCGTCCTACCGACCCCGGAAACGACCCGGCACCAAGACCACCTGA